GGCCTTGCCATCGGGCAGGTAGAGCGTCTCGCCGCGCCGCCATGCCTCCCTGTCGAGCGGGTCGCCGTCCGCGACGAACCAGCCGACATCGGCGATCGCATAATGGAGCAGCAGATCGGCGCCGGCGGGTTCGATCGCGAACGCCTGGTCGAGATCGGTCGAACTTGCCGGATCGAGCGTGACGAACGGACGGTCGGTGCGGTCCGCATGCTGGTCGGGCACCCGCCGCGCCGCCGTTTCGGCAGCCGCGATCACCTCTGGCGGGAAGCCGGGTGGAACCTGGAATTCTTCCCGGATCGCGCCGAGGCCGCGCGCCAGCGCCTTGCCGGGATCGGCGATCACCTTCATCGCCGCGGGCTTACACCGCCGGACAGAGCAGGATCAATCCTCAGGCGGCCTGCCGTGCGTCGAGCCGGCGGCCGAGGCCGTAATCGCCCATGATGGTCGTGCGTTGCATGACGCGGACCTCATCGGGTGCGGCGCCGGTGACGCAATGCGCCATCCGCCAATTGTCCCACAGCAGCATTTCGGAGGGCTGCCAGCGGTGGAAATAGCTGGGGCAGGCGGTGAGATGATCGACCAGCCGCCGCAGCAGCGCATGGCCGGCCTCGTCGTCGCGGCCGAGGATGTGGAGCGCGCCGAAGGGCGAGAGGTTGAGCACCTTGCGGCCGGTATCGGGCTGGATGAACACCAGCGGGTGGACGACCGGCGGGAAATCGCTGTCGAGGCGGGGGCCGACCGACTTCTCGAAATCGCTGGTGATGATCGTCCGCACGGTGGACTTCGTGCCGTAGCGCGAGCCCCCGGGATTGATGCAGAGCTGGTAGACGACCTCGAGCCCCTCGATCTCCGCCTTCAGATCGTCGGGGAGCAGTTCATAGGCCTGGACCTGGTCGATGAAACCGGTCTCGCCGCCCCAGCTCGATATCCTCTGCGCGGTCAGCAACCCGCCATGGTTGATCCGGTCGACGAAGATCAGGTCCGAATGCCAGGGCAAAAAGGCGACCGATTCGACGCCGTCGACCGCGAACAGCCCTTCCTTCTGCTTGTCGGAGACGAGGGTAATGAGTTCGTCATGCTCGGCCGAGCGCAGCTCGCGGATCGGGTGGATCTCCAGTTCCCCGAACACGCGGCTCAGCTCGATCTGGAACGCGGGTGTCACCTCGCTGCCCCGGAAGACTACCAGCCCGTCGCGGATCCAGTAGTCGCGCAGCTCGGCGCGCACCGCTTCGACATCAATGTCCTCGCGGCGCAGACCGATCACCTGCTTGCCGAAACCCAGGCCCTCGTGAAGCGCTTCGACCGAATATGCCATGTTCATTGCCTCTCCGTGGGTGACGCTCCCGCGCGTTCGGCAGACATTATCCGATGACGAGCCAGCGCATTAAGAGGCGCCACGGCCATATCGCCTATGCGATTTTGGGCCGCCACGCCGGCGCGGGACGGCACATCAGATGCGTTTCGTCTGACGGTAATCGATGCGGCCGTTCGACTGCACTTCGCCCCAGGCGAACCACACAGCCGGAGTGCGCCGTTCGCCTACCCTTTGCCAGCGCCCCTCATTCTGGGGCGTGATGCTCTGGATCTTGCCATACAGCAGGTCGGGCATTCGTCCCTTGGGGTCGGGCAGGAATTCCCATTTCTCCCCGTCGACGTCGAGTTGAATGGTCTCCGGCCAGATGTCGCCTGGAATGAGTTTCACGGACCCACTCACCTTGGTTGACAAGTTGGTTTCTCCCCGCTGGTTGGTGAAGAGCGCGAAGCCCACCCGCTCGGTTCCCAGAACGAAATGGCCCGAATCGTAACTTCCATCGGTGTAGCGGGTCGCCCAGGTGTACCAGCAGCGATGGTGCTGGTCGGCACGGAACAGCGGATCCTGCCCGCTGTACATCAGCATTCCCTGGGGCAGGTAGCTCTGGTCCAGCGCCAGGATACCGCGCACCTGCCGCCCCATCAGCGTGCCGGCCATTTCGTATATCTGCGAGACATAGAATTCGCTGCCGTCGCGATCGGCCACATGCCATTGGAGACCGGGCCCCAGCAGCCTGCCACGCACGTCCAGCACGTCGGTTTCCAGCCACGAGGCTTCGCTTCCATCGGCATTCATCGTGATGCGGAACGGCTTGCCCGGGGAGCTGGGCGCGCTGCTCCACACCGCCATGTCGCCTTCGAGCCGGCCCTTCGCTCCGTTGCTGGGAGCCGCCGCCGCGCCAATGGCCGGCAGCACGCGCAACATGCTTTGTCCTTCACTCGATTGTACGAAAAGCGTGTCGAGTCCGCCAAAGCCTTGGCCCGCGATGCCGCGTACGACCTCGTAGAGATTTCCTTCGGCATCCCGCAGATTTCCGTAGAAGAAGGTCCGTTCCCGGGGCAGGCCGAAATAGGTGCGGTCGTCGACCATGGCAGCGGCGCTGGACTGGTGAGCGCCGACGATGGCCTGGCCGCCGAAGCTGCCCCGCTCCGGCCAGGGCAGGGGCGAAGGGGGGGAGGCGCGGGGTTGCGGAGCAGCCGCGGCGTACCCCTGCGAGAGGAGCCCGGCGCCCATTGCTCCGATACCGGCCATCGAGATCAACCGGCGGCGGCTCATTCTCCCGAGCATGGACATATCTTCCATCTTCTCCTCTCCTCTCGCGTGGCCCGATGTTGGTACGATATCGTACCCATTGCGGTACAGTATCGTACCAAGCTATGCAAGCCCATGGCTGATGGGCATGAACCACCGATGACGGAGCGACTGGCCTATGCCGAACCGGTCCATGATGACCCTCGCGCGCGCATCATCGCGGCAGCTTCACAAAGCTTTCGCGCGATAGGTTTCCGGCGCAGTTCCATGGACGCCATCGCTACAGCCGCGCGGATGTCGAAACGCACGCTCTATGCATGCTTCAAGGACAAGCATGCCGTGCTGGCGGCGGTACTCGATGCCTTCATCGCCGAACGTTTTCACGCGATCGGCCAGTTGAGCGTCCGATCGCAAACTGGTCATGCGGCGCTCAGGACCATCGCGGAAGCCCTGCTGCGCGCGTCCGGCGACGATGCCAGCATTGCGATGTATCGCGTGCTGATCGCCGAGGCCGAACATCTGCCCCGATTGATCAGCGACGCCAATCAGTCAGGCGTCGAGCAGGTTATCGACCTGGTTCGCGAGCCGCTCAGGGAGCTTGGCGTCGCCGATCCCGCGACGGTCGCGCATATGCTATATGACCTGTTCGTACTGGCCCCGCTGCATCGCAGGTTGATGAACATGCCGCCCGGTTCGCCCGAAGTCGGACCGGTGATCGACCTGATCGCGCGGGGCGTTTCTACTGCCTGAAATTCAGGCCGGCTGACGATCGAAGGCGATCAGCCCGCCGGCTTCAGCCGGTAATGGCTCACTGCCCAGGGCACGCCGTCCTTGTGCCCGAACAGCCCGGCCGTCGCGAGAAAGAACAGGCGCCAGCGGCGTTCCCACAGCTTGCTGTCCTTGCCGTAGGTCTCCTGGAAGATCTTCGCGATCGCCGGCTGGTTGGCGTCGAAGCGGGCCAGCCAGTCGAAGGCGGTGCGGGCATAATGCTTGCCGTTCCAGCGCCATTCTTCTTCGACCGTGAACAGGTTCGGGAAGTGGCGGAGCAGGCCGTGGCTGGGCATGATCCCGCCGGTGAAGAAATGCTGCGCGATCCAGTCGGCCTTGTCGGCATGGTCGAAGCGGTAGCTCGCACGGTCATGGGTGAAGATGTGGATGAACAGATAGCCGTCGGGCTTCAGCCACGACTTCACCTTGGTCAGCAGCGCCTCCCAGTTCGACATATGCTCGAACATCTCGACCGAGACGACGCGATCGAAGCGCGCGTTCGCCTGGAAGTCGTTCATGTCACAGGTGATGACGGTCAGGTTGGTCAGCCCCTGCGCCGCCGCCAGCTTCTCGATATGCTGGCGCTGGCCGTGCGAGTTGGACACGGCGGTGATCCTCGATCCCGGATAACGCGCCGCCATGTAGAGGCTCAGTGAGCCCCAGCCGCAGCCCAGTTCCAATATCTCCTGCCCGTCGGCCAGCTTCGCATGGTCGACGGTCTGGGCGAGGGCGGCTTCCTCGGCCTCGGCGATCGTCGTGTTCGGGCCTTCATAATAGCAGCAGCTATATTTGCGGCGCGGTCCCAGGCAGAGATCGAAGAAGGAGGCCGGCACCTCATAATGCTGGGCATTGGCCTCGTCCGTATGCACGGCGATCGGGAAATCCTTCATCGTCCGCGCGAAGGCTTCGGTGTTCTCGGGCTCGCGGGCCAGCTTGCGGCCGGTGCGCCCGACAAGAAACTCGACCCCCGCCAGGGTCACGGCGTCGGGAAGCGGCAGCCGTTCGACGGCTGCGGTGGCGGCGGCGATGAGGTCCATCAATTTTTCCTGGGTGGGCGTGGGAAGAAGGCGCTGGTGCGCGCCATATAGGCCTTGAAGGCGTCGCCCCGGCTCTTGAGCATATGTGCTTCGAGCGGCGGGATGCCGGAAACGTGGACGAGCAGCCAGTACATCAGGACGGGCCCGATCAGCGTGAGCCAGCCCTGCCACCAGCTGCCGAACTGGATGAGGGTGGCGCCGGTTTCGGTGGTTCCGACGAACAGGCTGACCGCTATCACCGGATAGGCGAGCCAGCCCAGCCATTCGAAGAAATAGTTCGGGTGGCGCGACCAGGCCCACAGACCCTTGTCGCAGACCTTGCCGTGATTGCTCTTGTCGGCGGCGAAGCGACGCAGCTGCGCATCGGCGATACCTTCGCCGATGACCGAGACGATCAGCAGGCCGAGGCCCAGCCAGTCGGTGATCGCGAAGGCTTGGCCCGGCGCATGCGCGGCGGCATAGACGGTGACGACGAGGCCGACGCCGCACAGGGCCTGGATCTGGAGGAACAGGAACAGCCGCGCCTGGAACCGGCTGCCCCATTCCTTGCGCAGATCGGCGTAGCGCGGGTCTTCATAGGTGGCGGTGGCCGTCCGGGCGAGGATGTGGAAACCGAGCCGCATCGACCAGAACAGCACCATGCCGCCGACCAGCCAGCGGCGCTCCGCCGGGCCTTCGCCAATGGTGAAGAAAGTGACGATCAGCCCGCCGATCCCGATCGCGAACGACCAGAAACAGTCGGCCCAGCCGGATTGCCTGGTCGGGATCTGAACCGCCCAGGCGGCCATCATCATCAGCGACATGACGATCGACGCGACGATGATGCTGCAGATGGCGCTCATATACCCCCAAGACGATGTCCGGCCCCTGCCGTCTCCTAACCCTATACGGCAGCTCCAGCCAAGGCGTTGCGCAGAAAAATCGCCCTTCCGCCGTCGCCTTTGCCCGCATTCGGGCCGGAGCCGCAGCGATCAGGCCCTTGCTCTTTTGATAACGTGGGTTAGCAGGGGCGGGCAGGGCAAGGCGCGCAACCCGCTGGCCCCGGCTATCGTATCTTCAGCCGCGGCAGAACAGGGCGACGCTATGACAGGGAACAGGGGCATGACGAACATCCGCAAGGGGCAGCGGATCGCCGTGATCGGCAGCGGCATCACCGGCCTCTCGGCGGCCTGGCTGCTTTCGAAGCAGAACGACGTCGTGCTCTACGAGGCCGAGGCCCGGCCCGGCGGCCACACCCGCACCGTCGATGTGGAGATGGCCGATGGACGCCGGCTCGGCGTCGACACCGGCTTCATCGTGTACAACGATCGCACCTATCCGAACCTGATCGCGATGTTCGAGCATCTGGACGTAGCCTGCCGGGTGACGGACATGAGCTTCGCGGTGTCGCTGGACGACGGAAAGCTGGAATATGCCGCCGGGGACCGCATCTGGCAGCTGTTCGCGCAGCCTTCCAACCTGTTCTCGCGGCGCTTCTGGTCGATGTTGCGCAACCTCGTCCGCTTCTACCGTGAGGCGGCGGCGGGCATGGGCGGTTTCGGTGACATGACGCTGGGCCAGATGCTGGAGCAGGGGCGCTATGGCGATGCCTTTCGCGACGATCATCTGCTGCCGATGGCGGCGGCGATCTGGTCGGCGCCGGCGCAGCTGCTGCTCGATTATCCGGCCGAGGCGTTCATCCGCTTCTGCGACAATCACGGCCTGCTCAACCTGGGCACCCGCCCGAAATGGCGCACGGTGATTGGCGGCAGCCGAACCTATGTCGACAAGTTGCTGGCGGATTTCGCGGGCGAGCTGCGGCTGGGCACGCCGGTCGCCTCGATCGAGCGCAAGGCGGGCCAGGTGACGATCACCGACAAGGCCGGCAACCCCGACCGCTTCGACGAGGTGGTGATCGCGGCGCATGGCAACCAGGCGCTTGCGATGCTGGCCGACCCGGGGCCGATCGAGCGCGAGCTGCTCGGCGCCTTCCGCTACAGCAGCAATAGCGTGGTGCTGCACGACGATCCCGCGCTGATGCCAAAGCGCCGTTCGCTGTGGGGCGCATGGAATTATTTCGGCCGCCGCCATGCCAATGACGCGACCGGCGACCTGTGCGTCAGCTACTGGATGAACCGGCTGCAGGGCTTGGAGACGAAGCGCCCGCTGATCGTCACCCTCAATCCGAACCGGGCGATCGGCACGGGGCACGAGATCGATCGGACGACCTTCGAACATCCTATCTTCGACCATGCCGCGCTCGAAGCGCAACGCCGCATCTGGGCGATCCAGGGCCAGCGCAACACCTTCTATTGCGGCGCGCATCTGGGCGCGGGTTTCCATGAGGACGGGCTGCAATCGGGTCTTGCCGTGGCCGAACTCCTCGGCGCCAAGCGGCCGTGGACGGTGGCCGAGCCCAGCGGCCGGCTGGCGATGGACCTGGCCCCCGCGAGCCTGGCCGAGGCGCGGGAAGCGGCCGCGTGAAATCGGCGATCTACGCTGGCCAGGTCTTCCATCGCCGCTTCCGGCCGCGCGCGCACACCCTGCGCTACTCGATGTTCCAGTGCCTGTTCGACCTCGACGAGATCGATAGGATCGGCGAGCGTTGCCGGCTGTTCTCGCGCAACGGCTGGAACCTCTTCTCCTTCCATGATCGCGACTATGGCGACCGGTCCGGCGAACCGCTCAGGCCCCAGATCGAGGCGCTGATGCGCCGGACGGGGCAGGAACCCGATGGCGGGCCGATCCGTTTGCTGACGATGCCCCGTATGCTCGGCCATGTGTTCAACCCGCTTTCGGTCTGGTTCTGCCATCGCCGCGACGGGAGCCTCGCGACGATCATCTATGAGGTGACCAACACCTTCAAGGAACGGCACAGCTATGTGATCCCGGTCGCCGACGGCGATCGCGCCGCACCGCTGGTCCACCAGGCCTGCGACAAGGCCTTCTATGTCTCGCCCTTCATGGACATCGACATGCGCTACGACTTCACCGTGGAGCCGCCGATGGAGAAGACCCGAGTCGTCGTCGCCGGTGCGGACGGAGCGGGGCCGCTGATCATCGCCGCGTTCCACGGCGCGCGCCGGGAGGTGAGCGATGGCGCGCTGGCCGCCGCTTTCCTCCGCCATCCGCTGCTGACGTTGAAGGTGGTCGCGGGCATCCATGTCGAGGCGCTCTGGCTGTTCCTCAAACGGATCGGTATCCGCCGCCACAGGCCCGCGGGCGGCGACGGCAAGGATGGTTACTCGATCGTCGCGGTGCAGCAGGCGGTGGCGGCATGAGCGTCGCCTTCCGCCGGGAAAGCGACGACGAGCATCTCGAACCCAAATTCGAGCTGCCGATTCCGCCGGGTCCCAACCTCGTTACCGAGCGCGGCGCCAGGCTGATCGAGGCCAAGGTCGCCGAGTGGGAGGCGAAGATCGCCGCGGCCGAAGCCGAGGGGGCAGCGGAGGAGGTGATCAAGTCGCTGAAGCGCGACCTGCGTTACTGGAGGACCCGCCACGCAACGATGGAAATCCAGCCGCCCGCCGGCGGTGACGAGGCGGCGTTCGGCACCCGGGTCAGCTACCGCCTCAACGGAAAGGAGAATGAAGTCTCGATCGTCGGCGACGACGAAGCCGATCCCGGGGCAGGGCTGATCAGCTTTTCATCACCCCTGGCCCGCGCACTGATCGGGGCGGGCGAGGGTGACTTCGCGGATTTCGGCGGGAAGAGCGACGCGATCGAGCTGTTGGCGGTCGCGGCTATCTGACGACGGATGGGTCGGACGGCATTTCCCGCTCAGCGCTTGCGGACGAACTCCGCCCGCAGGACCAGGCCCTTTATTCCGTCATATTTGCAATCGATCTCCTGCGCGTCGCCCGTCAGGCGGATCGACTTGATCAGCGTACCCCGCTTGAGCGTCTGGCCCGCGCCCTTGACGTCGAGGTCCTTGATCAGGGTCACCTGATCGCCATCGGCGAGGAGGTTGCCGACGGCGTCACGCACCTCGACCTGTGAGGAAGCCTTGGTTCGGTCGGCCAGTTCGGCCGCCGGGACCCACTCGCCGCTTTCCTCATCATAGACATAGTCGTCGGACATGATCCGGCCTTG
The sequence above is drawn from the Rhizorhabdus dicambivorans genome and encodes:
- a CDS encoding GreA/GreB family elongation factor, which translates into the protein MSVAFRRESDDEHLEPKFELPIPPGPNLVTERGARLIEAKVAEWEAKIAAAEAEGAAEEVIKSLKRDLRYWRTRHATMEIQPPAGGDEAAFGTRVSYRLNGKENEVSIVGDDEADPGAGLISFSSPLARALIGAGEGDFADFGGKSDAIELLAVAAI
- a CDS encoding TauD/TfdA dioxygenase family protein, with product MNMAYSVEALHEGLGFGKQVIGLRREDIDVEAVRAELRDYWIRDGLVVFRGSEVTPAFQIELSRVFGELEIHPIRELRSAEHDELITLVSDKQKEGLFAVDGVESVAFLPWHSDLIFVDRINHGGLLTAQRISSWGGETGFIDQVQAYELLPDDLKAEIEGLEVVYQLCINPGGSRYGTKSTVRTIITSDFEKSVGPRLDSDFPPVVHPLVFIQPDTGRKVLNLSPFGALHILGRDDEAGHALLRRLVDHLTACPSYFHRWQPSEMLLWDNWRMAHCVTGAAPDEVRVMQRTTIMGDYGLGRRLDARQAA
- a CDS encoding TetR/AcrR family transcriptional regulator, with protein sequence MTERLAYAEPVHDDPRARIIAAASQSFRAIGFRRSSMDAIATAARMSKRTLYACFKDKHAVLAAVLDAFIAERFHAIGQLSVRSQTGHAALRTIAEALLRASGDDASIAMYRVLIAEAEHLPRLISDANQSGVEQVIDLVREPLRELGVADPATVAHMLYDLFVLAPLHRRLMNMPPGSPEVGPVIDLIARGVSTA
- a CDS encoding DUF1295 domain-containing protein, with the translated sequence MSAICSIIVASIVMSLMMMAAWAVQIPTRQSGWADCFWSFAIGIGGLIVTFFTIGEGPAERRWLVGGMVLFWSMRLGFHILARTATATYEDPRYADLRKEWGSRFQARLFLFLQIQALCGVGLVVTVYAAAHAPGQAFAITDWLGLGLLIVSVIGEGIADAQLRRFAADKSNHGKVCDKGLWAWSRHPNYFFEWLGWLAYPVIAVSLFVGTTETGATLIQFGSWWQGWLTLIGPVLMYWLLVHVSGIPPLEAHMLKSRGDAFKAYMARTSAFFPRPPRKN
- a CDS encoding NAD(P)/FAD-dependent oxidoreductase encodes the protein MTNIRKGQRIAVIGSGITGLSAAWLLSKQNDVVLYEAEARPGGHTRTVDVEMADGRRLGVDTGFIVYNDRTYPNLIAMFEHLDVACRVTDMSFAVSLDDGKLEYAAGDRIWQLFAQPSNLFSRRFWSMLRNLVRFYREAAAGMGGFGDMTLGQMLEQGRYGDAFRDDHLLPMAAAIWSAPAQLLLDYPAEAFIRFCDNHGLLNLGTRPKWRTVIGGSRTYVDKLLADFAGELRLGTPVASIERKAGQVTITDKAGNPDRFDEVVIAAHGNQALAMLADPGPIERELLGAFRYSSNSVVLHDDPALMPKRRSLWGAWNYFGRRHANDATGDLCVSYWMNRLQGLETKRPLIVTLNPNRAIGTGHEIDRTTFEHPIFDHAALEAQRRIWAIQGQRNTFYCGAHLGAGFHEDGLQSGLAVAELLGAKRPWTVAEPSGRLAMDLAPASLAEAREAAA
- a CDS encoding DUF1365 domain-containing protein, which gives rise to MKSAIYAGQVFHRRFRPRAHTLRYSMFQCLFDLDEIDRIGERCRLFSRNGWNLFSFHDRDYGDRSGEPLRPQIEALMRRTGQEPDGGPIRLLTMPRMLGHVFNPLSVWFCHRRDGSLATIIYEVTNTFKERHSYVIPVADGDRAAPLVHQACDKAFYVSPFMDIDMRYDFTVEPPMEKTRVVVAGADGAGPLIIAAFHGARREVSDGALAAAFLRHPLLTLKVVAGIHVEALWLFLKRIGIRRHRPAGGDGKDGYSIVAVQQAVAA
- a CDS encoding SAM-dependent methyltransferase, yielding MDLIAAATAAVERLPLPDAVTLAGVEFLVGRTGRKLAREPENTEAFARTMKDFPIAVHTDEANAQHYEVPASFFDLCLGPRRKYSCCYYEGPNTTIAEAEEAALAQTVDHAKLADGQEILELGCGWGSLSLYMAARYPGSRITAVSNSHGQRQHIEKLAAAQGLTNLTVITCDMNDFQANARFDRVVSVEMFEHMSNWEALLTKVKSWLKPDGYLFIHIFTHDRASYRFDHADKADWIAQHFFTGGIMPSHGLLRHFPNLFTVEEEWRWNGKHYARTAFDWLARFDANQPAIAKIFQETYGKDSKLWERRWRLFFLATAGLFGHKDGVPWAVSHYRLKPAG
- a CDS encoding alkylphosphonate utilization protein; the protein is MSDDYVYDEESGEWVPAAELADRTKASSQVEVRDAVGNLLADGDQVTLIKDLDVKGAGQTLKRGTLIKSIRLTGDAQEIDCKYDGIKGLVLRAEFVRKR